Part of the Zingiber officinale cultivar Zhangliang chromosome 8A, Zo_v1.1, whole genome shotgun sequence genome, AATATTTTCATCAATATCTTGTTGAATGATAAATCTAAAATTTCAGAATCCCTACGTATCTCAATTCCCTTAGCTGACGTGCTTATACATAAAAACTTTGAAAGTCATTTAGCTAATTGGTTTTATGGAAAGATGGAAATGATTATTGATACACTAAACAAAAGTGTGCTTCTCACTAAACTGATATAATAAAAAAGTAGAAGGAATAAGTAAAACCATAAACTGGAAAATAGTTGAACAAGAAACAAAATCATGGAGCCTGATAAATTTGTTGTTTATCAAAAAAAATGTATATACATATGCCATACAGTATAGCGTGAGGAGGAAAACTTAAATTGTTACAGGTTCACTGCAACTGAAGTACTATAACTCTGAATTTAAAAAATGTTCATAAAGGGGGATTCAAATAGCTTGAAAGACAAATCAATGCAAATTCCACTTTTTCTGAAGCATTACTTTATCAATTAACAAAGTTCAATTGCTCAAACTTTGAAAGAGACATCATTTATTTTTCAGGTTTACAGAAGAAAACTTCCATTGGCAATAGCGTTGTATGTTTCATGTGACGAattgaattcaacaataattcaataattaattagTAGCAAGACCAATTAATTGAGATTTAAGTGTAATTATTGAACATTGTATTTTCCATATAATAACTTTCCGAGTTTAGCATGGTATGCATTTAATGCTTGTCACTGTCCTGGTCAGGCAGACCTACACTCAGATAACAATAATTTGACACCTGCAAAGCGCCCACCTGTTATCTGCAGTAATGATGGTTCAAGGTTAAGGATGTCTAAATAGGTCTCATCCATCCAACATTTTCCATAGTAACCTCCTCAGCAACAGCTGCTCTGAGCTCAGATACCGACTTTGAGCATACCCACCAGGTCTATTTCTGTTACTCTCTCCTTTGCACAATAATCAATTAGATATAACTCACTCTCCTGGGGGGAAGAATCATATTAGATCACCAAGACCACATCAATCCTATAAAACTAACAATCACATGAAATTGGCATTTGCGCTCTACCGGCATGAGAGTGTTAAGTTGTCATTATTTTGATATAATCTTCCTGTTTTGCCTTATTCTTCCACCCAAATACTTTCCATGAAGCTTTGATCCTTTCAAATTCATTTTGAATTGGCCATTAGGTATTCAGATCTAGCTTTGCACTGCAGTAATTTAGAAAGGAGATGCATATGAAAGAAAGATATAATGTAGACCCTAAAAAAACACAAGCGACCCgagaaaaaatttcaattttatggAAGAAAAACCCAAAGCACAGTAACAAAATAGGACAGCGAACGTTTCAAATAATTCCAGTAAACGCGCACCCAATAACTATTGGAATCGCCAACATCGGGAGATCCAGTGACCGATTGCTGCCCGCTCCCGGATCCATAAGGCAAGTCGTGCGAGTGCAGCCGGTGCTTCGTTCTCTCGTGCATCAATTTGAGAACAGAACCGTATGTGATCTGCCCAAATAAATATCGAATGGAGTGAAGCCATAAAGAGTAAAAcagggaaaaaaaaaggaaaatcatTGCAAATATATATCAATCCGGGATCGGTAAGCAAGTACCTCAACGGCGTCGCTGGCGCCGGCAGAGACGTTGCGGAAAGGGCCCTCGTGGAGACCGAGGaaaaagaggaggaggagggagagaCGCATTGCGAGGCGCGACGAGATACGAATTGGTCCTGGACGCGTGATGGCGGAGGAGCGGAGATGGAAGACGAGGATTCGTGCGGAAGCGCGTCCGCTTCGACTTGAGCTGTCAATGGCCGTTCCTGGTCGAGGTCATCGATCCGGGAAAGGTCGACATCGGCCTAGGACGAACACTGGCTCGGTAGTCGGTACCGTGCAGCTCGGGTTGTGACCGGTTCAGCATACAATCTACCGATCAAACGGGCAGAGAGAGATTAgtttaataaataattattattatgtttgataattatagtaaaaaaaattgaaataataaaataaaaatattattaaattaagCTGTTTTAAGTCGAGGGAGAAAGAGCATGATCGAGTCGGTGCGAAGTGCAAAGTATCCGAAGCTTGCTTCTCTTTCAGGTCATCGTCAGGTTGCGATTAAAGCCCTACCGATTACAGACTCCGGAACCCTCCTCCTCAGTTCCCTGTCGATTTGGATCCATGGCTTCCGCCGCGGCTCGATTCTTCTCCGCAAACCGCGCCCTCCACGGCGCCTCTCGGGCGATAAGGGCGAGTCCGCCGACTGCAGCGTTCTGCCATGCCTCTGCCAAAATCTCGGTTGGATTGCCCATTCCAGTGCCTCTAGATCTCAATTTTGCTGTCAAATTACGCAAATACGTCGGTGTTGTGTCGAAACCAGTAAGAACTCCCGGCGCAGCTTATGCCACTGCTGCCACGGAGAAGAGCATCTATGATTTCACCGTAAAGGTGAGACCTTTATGTATTCTTCAAGCATTTATTATGACTTCACCATAATTAAGGTTACTTAAAGACAAATTTATTTTGAGGTGCGAAATGAGAAGTATAATAGTTGGTTTCTTCAAGGATCTTGGATGGGTTCTACTCAATCTATTCAGAATTCAAACGTAGGATCTCTTGCGCGTTTTGATCTTGTTCTTAAAATATATCAATGTGTGATAAGTGAAATTCTGTATGAGATAGATTCGGGAGATATTGGTTGATCACACAATTACCTTGTCAATTAAGTAGAGAAGTTGCAGGCGAGAATTGTCAGATTGTTTAATCAGTATTCATAgttaataaatttgaaagatCTATAGGTTATACCTTCTTTTTTCTTAAATAAAATCTAAATGTTGTTTTGCATCTTTATGCTATTCTTGTCAAAAGATGTTAGACATGATATATTGAATCTTGGCTCTCCAATGCCTATTTtcttaaagaaagtttaaaaactaATACAGGATATCGATGGAAAGGATGTTTCTCTGAGTAAATTCAAAGGGAAAGTTTTGTTGTTTGTTAATGTTGCTTCACAATGGTAATGCTCTAAAATTCCTAAATTAAATTTTCCCTTGGTACTACTTGTTGcaaattttttattatgaaaataggTTAACGATGAAGCTTTGCTTTTGATTTCTAGTGGCTTGACATCATCCAATTACACAGAGCTCTCTCATATTTATGACAAGTACAAAACACAAGGTATGTTATATTAGCAATAGGatgaagattttttatttttttttgctttttcacACCTAAGCCTGTATTGATGTAGCACACTTGATCTGCTTCTAGTGACACAAGTCACTTTGATAGTTAAATCTTTGAACTTTATGAGCATGTTAGGGATCTTATGGGCTAGGTATTTGGCTAGATGCGGTGCATCAGTTTTTGAATGAATCTTCTTTTGGAATGATAATACTGGGGGAGCATGTAAAGATGTATGGAGATTGGAATGATGTTTCTCCAGCAATGATGTTTATCTAATTGTTTGCAAAATCAACTGCAGGTTTTGAGATTCTTGCCTTCCCGTGCAATCAATTTGGAGGCCAAGAGCCTGGATCAAACTCAGAGATTAAAGAATTTGCCTGTACAAGGTTCAAAGCGGAATATCCTATTTTTGATAAGGTTAGGCATACTGGATCTTCTATAATCATATTCTTTCTGGAATTTAAAATGCACATTCACTTGTTCAAGTATGTAGAAATTACTTCCCTGAGTATTTTATATGGTGTCAGATTGATGTTAATGGACCAAATACTGCACCACTGTATCAGTTTCTCAAATCCAGCGCAGGAGGATTTCTGGGTGGTCTTATAAAGTGGAACTTTGAAAAGTTCTTGGTTGATAAGAATGGAAAAGTGATGGAAAGATATATGCCAACAACTTCCCCCTTCCAGATTGAGGTGTGTGAAGCAAACAAAcatgcttatatgattatgctaATTTATCTTAATCATGCTAACTTTATGTGCATCATTAAGGTGTCATAGTAATACTTTGATAGTTGATAAACTACATAGATCCTTGTGTGCATAAGAATTAGCAGCTAATCTACATTAATGTTTCTAAGATACAGATCAGGATCTGTTTTGAGTTACTGATATTCTTGATTATATGACTGATGTGTGCTCATAAGGGAAGTTTCCTGACTATATTAAGATAGACTGGTGCAAATCTCAAGAAAATTAATCATACCAACTAATGTATATTCTAATGAATAAATCTTGCTCGCCAAAGAATTGGGACTCAGGATGTTACTCACCAAAGAAAGGGTTGTTCATTGCTTGATATATATGTTTCTTGCATCTGGTTAGAGCCCTTAGACTGCTTCTCATACAGCTCCACTTTTTGCAGAAGGATATCCAGAAACTCCTTGCGGTATAGGTAACTCTATCCACGCAACTGCAAATCAAGCGCCATAACATGCTTTATCGAAATTTTGGCCCCCTGAGGTGTTTCTGGGGTCACAGGGTCCCCTGATAAAGCTTCATTATAGTAACATGCTTGTATTTCCTTGGTAAACGTCACAAGTATCTTGTGCCTCTTCCATCATATCAGATTCGCTTACAAATGAAATTTTCAGCTACTAAAACCTCAATGCGTATTTGTTGAACTGGAAGACATAATTTACAAGCTTCTTTAGAATAAATTAAGAAGTAATTTGTATATACGATATTGTCTCGTTTGCGATTAAGGAAATTATTGCCTCTGATTCTAGCGGATGAACGTATCAGTGAGTTAATGCATTTTTATTGGTAAAGGGACGTTTTCATAATTTCTTCTCAAAGTACACTGATCCTTAAATTTTAAGATGAGTTTGATGTTTTGAGGAATGCCTACAAACTGATTATGGCTTGTTTGAATTAATTGATACTTTTAATTGTATATTCATATTCAGAGTTAACataatttaaaaagtttaaattCCATTGGATCAGATCCTTACACtttctttaaaattatattttccagaaaatttgttaaattttatttttaccaaaaaattgtcTTTTCCTTATAAATGAAATAGCATATATTTTTTCCTCCAAAAATCTGTTCCAGAGAAATACAAgcaaaatagaaaattaaataaaatgccATCTTTTTAAACTTTACCTTCACACTCAAAagttaaaattatcaaaatactctttaaaattatttcattcattaatattattaatttatctaacaaaaataaattagaaagagCTCGCCagtgttttaaaattattaaaatataatctAGAGGTCCCGGTTTAATAATCTCCTGTTTTATTTTAGAAAGAGCTTTCCAATGACCAATATACATCAAGCAAACCATGCCATTTAAATCTCATTCTCTTTTATTTCTTATATCAGTCATAAAAAAATTTGACCATGCAAAATGGAAAGCAGCCTTCATCTGAACGTCAAACGATACATATATACAAATTAATTGTGCAGGAAAATAAAAACTCCCACAAGAAGACACTATATAACCCTTGTACTGGATGATTGTTACCATCGTATTCTTCACAAAAAAATTCTACTCGCCAAttaagaagaaggaagcttggttgCATTTAAACCTCATTTTATGTTGATCGCCGCAGCCATCTTTTGCAACTTGTGAGATATCTCCGAGAACGATGGCCTCGATGTTGGATCCAATGACCAACAACTCTCCATCAAGGACTTCCATTCTGGGTCACACCAAGTAGGAATTTTAGGTCTTATAGTGTTGTTCACAATGCCCCCTgtaagaaatccaaacaagaaGTACCTCAAATTAATCACTAGACAATTGATTAGAAACAGATGAATCAGATAGTAAAAGTCTCACCGATGATGGAAGCACACTGCATATCGGCATAAGGATCTTCCCCGGTAAGCAGCTCCCACATTACGATGCCAAATGAATAAACATCGATCTACACACGACACACACAAGAAACAGATGTATTGGAAAGCATTGAAATGATGATAGTGTTACTATCTGAATAATGAATATTGTGACCCTGAAGAAAAATATTACCTTCTCGGAAACCTTGTTGCTTTTTCCACTTAGAAGCTCTGGTGCCATCCATGGCAAAGTTCCCCGAAGGCCACCAGATACCAAAGTATGCTGCTTCACTTTTGATAAACCAAGATCCCCAATCTGAAAGGAGTTAAATGACTTGTAAGTTACATCAAAGTGGAACATGACGACGTCGTTTTGGAAATTCTAATGTCTCATGAGTGAACTTTCTGTACCTTACAAATAGGGCGATGTGGATCTCGCATGTTAACCAGCAAGTTTTCGCACTTGAGATCAAAATGAACTATGTCCTTTGCGTGCAAATACACCATTCCAAATGCAACATCCATGGCTATAATTAGTCTTTTCCGACGATCAATTGTTCTGTTTAACAGAAAAGTCTACAATCACAAACTTGTTCCAATATATATCTACCACTGAAGAATCAAATTTtagtaaaatttgaaatttacttGAACTAACACTAGCTAACTACACCTGTCtttcttttgtagaaattttttaagTGACCCGTTGATCATAAATTCTGTTACAGTAGCTAAACTACACTCAGGACCGTCGCGTACAACACCATAGAAGGAAACAACATTTGGATGATGCAAACAACTCAACATTAGAGCCTCTTTCCAGAAATCTGCAATCTGCGGAACATTTAAGGAGGCAAGCAACCATATAATCAACAAAATAATATAGATAGGAAACGCAGGATAATGCATAAAGAAAGGGCatcccggtgcacgaagctcccgccatgcaagGTCTCGGGGAAGAATCCATTGTACacaaccttaccctgctttttgcaagagattgtttccaggattcgaacccgtgacctttgagtcacatggcaacaactttccAGGAAATGCAGGATAATGCatacaactttaaaaaaaaaaaggaaaaatctgGACATCATAAAGTATCGAGTGAAAGAAAAATATAGCAAGATATATTCCCTTTTGTATCTAAACCCCGTAATATTGGAGAAAAGACAGATGGATAGAGTTTATCTTTCACTCCAACACACGATATTCGGTCATAGAAAGAGAGAAACAAAATGAGAATTGAAGCCATAGTGAAGATACCAAGTATTTAGCGCATTGACAAGAAATTACATTAGTAATAAAACTAACACAATTTCAAAAGATGagtaaaaattaaaagttaatgGCCTTCGACAACATTCATTAGGGCACTATGTTACACGTTGTTGAAAACATTGGTTGTCTTTGATCCACCTAATATTATCCAGCCATCCTTATCAATAACTCTCTATGCAACTGTTTCAAACAGGATGTTCACCTAGGCAATTCTctatctcttatttctttcttgtTATGATTGTTGCCATCACCCAACTAGTTAAGAAACTATCACCAAGAAGATATTGTCTGTATGGTCACTGATTATACCCCAAAGATGACCTATAGATTCTACAGTTAAGAGGTAGATTCATGTAGACCTTTAAGATTCCATTAGTGCGTGCTGAATTTTCTTCAAAAGGTCCTCAATCTTAGTGCAAACGGCAATCAAAGACATGGCTAGAGATACCACAATGAGTACAAGAAGGAAAGGAATTTTAGCCACTTCTCCCTCCACCACAATCACACCACTGGTCATAAAAGTCAGCAGCAGACAATACAGTCACACAAAGTACACAAAATACGATTGTGAATAGACTGAATAGTTTTTGACATCACCTGGGACTGAACTTCTTCAAGAGCAGGATGCAACTAAGACAAGAACATTGGCATGAAGAAATCATTGTTTTTACAATGCAAATGATCAGAAAAGAATTGCTGAGACTGATCtagttctttttatttcctttaaaAGTAGTAAATAATCACAAATTGATAGATCACGTTATAGCAATGCAAAGACCTCAGACAAAAGAATGAATGAAGAAAGGGAAGTGGAAGGGTAAAGGGGAATGCAACAGGGTTTAGATTAAGATGATCAATTATCAAATTGAAGGGAAAAGATTCCTACCTAATTCAATACAGTCCCCTCTCTATATAGACAGGAGGACAGGTATTAGTAGTGTTTTTATTACTCTTAGCATTACATTCACTATGCATAAAAGCTATTGGTGGGGACTTCCAATCCTCAGAAAAATTCATTGCAGTTAGATCTATAAAATCAGCAAACTGAAGATGATAATTATATGGAAACAAGTTCATAAACTACCAGACGCTCTCTCTCAGCTGGCCTCCCTGAGAAGCAGCTAGCTTTTATTCTCTTTATAGCAACATCCGAACCTCTCCATTTTCCATGATAGACAGAACCAAATGTGCCTGAACCCAACTCCCTAATGTCTTCCAGGTCATCATTTCTTATTGTCTAAAGAAAGCAAAAAAAAGGCTTGCTTAGAAATTCAAGAGGCACTCAAGCATAAACATTCAAACTAAAAGAGACCTGTAACCCTTTAGCCAAAGCTTCAGCTTCAGCTGTTGTGGGTTCTATTTTTGCAAGTTTCTCATGTTCACTATTTCCTTCAGCATCAGCCTGAATTTCAGCACTGTTCTGAAAAATAGTCAAAACAACAATGTTACTAAACCTTTACCAAGAAACATGATGAATAATGCACAGACATTCGATTGGAGACCACAAATAACCTCGAATTGCATAGTAGGCCCTTCTGCTTCAGTTATCATGAGCTCAGTTTTGCCAAATTTCTCCTTTTGATCCTTTTCAGCAGAGCCAACCTGAACATCAGCATGGGCATACTGCAAAAGGAGGCAGACAACAATTAGAGTACCAGCCAACCTTCAAAATAAATGGGCCATACAGAAATTGATCAAACCAAACTCACCTCGGGTCCACATTTATGTGATGTCTCTTTCTTGCCAGGAGTAGGAGACACATCTACTCCAGAACTTAAGCGAGCCTTGGATATACCATCAGTATCTTTCAGTACTGCTTTCTTCTCAAAAGCAATTGACTCAGGTAAGAAAGTAGAGTTATCTACGGACACAACCTCATGTCCATGAACATCATTTTTGTCAATATTAACAGGTGTGTTTCCCTCGGCCTCAGAAAGCTGTAGGCCATCTGTAGCAGATTCCATGCTTATACTAACTATAGGAGAAAGACTTGCACTAATTTCAGGACTAAGAATAATAGGTTTATTAGGTTTGTCCAACAAACCATGCTTTCTTTGCTGCATATCTGCAATCATATTTGCCAATGCAGAATTAACTGCAAAAGTTGGGTCTGAAACCATTTGGACCTCAGTAGCATGAGAAACAGACATAGCAGCAACTGTTTCAGAAGAAATCTTGACATGTACCTGACCAGGAGAGCAAGGAACATAACTTGAACGTGGTTGACAAGGGATATCTGGATTCTGTTGAATACCATGGAGATATTGAAAATCTGAGGGGGCATGCTCTTGAAAGTCAAGAACCCTCTGCTGCATACAACTGTTCTGGTTTAACAGGGCATTTGGAATTTGGTCCTCCACTGGAACATATTGCAACGTATTACTTACCTCATGCATGGATGTCAGAAAATTTGTGTCAGTTCCACCATTTCTCATCATGAAGGTGGAGGGTTCATAAAATGTTCCAGGATGAGTAGTAGCCTGTCTGCTTCTCCACGGGTATTGATTAGGATGAAAAATATTTGGGGATTGATACACACTCTCTGCACCATGTGGAGAACATTGATTGGGATATTGAGCTTCAGCAGCTTCAAACCTCATTGCTTGTGCACCATTACAACCTCCAACTGTTTGTTGAGGAAGAAATATGTCATTCCCAAATTTGGCACCGTGTTGAAGGTATTGTGTATCATCATGTCGAATGCAATTAGAATGTAATAAATGTCCACCATTAGTATTACCACGTACAAATTGGCAATTCACCACTGTTCCATCAACAATGTAGTGCTCATTCACTCTAACAGTTTGATCATGATGCATCCGCATATCATAATAAGGAGACTGATGATTATGTGCGGCCCAATCCCATTCATGCCCGGCACCTAAAGGATTATGCTGTTCTTTTTGCATGTTGGCATAGGTACCATGCTGTATCTTCATATCTTGGTTTACCATGGACAGATTCCTGCCACTGAAACACTCAGCACTTGAGTTTTGAAAAATCCCCACACATTCGTCCGTCATGTTTGGATGATCCAATTGTGGCAGCCCATGTTTCAAGTAAGTGCCAGAGACAGTACTGTGACTCCTATGAAACGCCATTAGACGATGATCACAGATGTTGTTTCCCTCTGTCATAGTGTTAAAATGTTCCAAATTAGTAGGAAAACCAGAAATTTCCTGAACTGCAGTTCCTGTAGGAATCCACGCCAAATTCTCCACCGATGGCGGAGACTGACAAATGTATCCTGGTGTCTGTCTAACATAGTCATCCATAAACTTAACACCAAATTCTCCAGCCTCAGGTTGATATATTGCAGATGATGGCGACGATGGAAATTCAATTGCGTCATTGGCTGCATGCCGGCCAGGAGAGAAGAAAGCAGATCTACAGGAAGCATCCACTTCATCATACATTTGTGAATGAGAATGGTGAGGGATAGTCAGTCGATGCAAATTCTGCAGATTGAAGTTTGCCCCCAAGTAATTCTCGGAAATATTAGGAGGGGAAACGGACGCATCTGCAAGACAGTTAAGGGCATCAAAGTATCTCCGGTCATTTTCCCGTTCATCGGCATTGAAATTTGCAGCGGCAAAAGGCAGatcatgatctagagctggcgGGAAGAGGAATATCCTCAGCCACGCGACCCCATTACCGACAGCGCTGAGCCTGTCGTACTCCTCCATCATGTTCACCACGTCTTCATCGTTCACGACGGACACCAAGGCGTCCATCTCCTCGTCGGGCTGCTGGTACTTGATGATGGATGTCCCATCGAAGAGCTCTCGCGCCCGAGTCAAGAGGATCTTGTAGGAGAAGCGGCGGGGGAAGGTCACGATTCGAGTCTCGCCGCCAACGTACCGGAGCCGCCCGTCCAGTGGACGAGGCAGGATTGTACCGCCGAAGCTACAGAGCAGCTTAACGCGAGAGGAATCACTGGCGGCTGCGGCACTCAATTCCATCTCCGGCAACGAATTAGCAAGCGACGGGTTCAGGATGAAGAGCAATCGAAGGGCATCCTCCGCCACAATCCCCACAACTCCAAGAAACCCTCCAAAAAAAAGGGATTTCCCACTGATTTGAATGGCGTACAAAAAAAATGCCAACTTCTTTCAATGTTAAAGCGTATCGAGCAGgggaatgaaaataaaaacaaaacaaaacaaactaATGGATAAAATAAATGGTTGATCCTTCCAAAACGCACCGGATCAAACACAACAAGCACAGTGGAATTCGAATATAAAAAAAGAATCGACTCGTCTGTTCTTGCTCGTGTCGAAGgggggaaaaggaaaattttgcCCTAAAAATCAATAATTGAGAGCTTTTTTTTTAATAGATCGATCTCCAGTATGAAAATTTTCTCTCGTTCCTCCGCCCCGCCATCAAATGCCAAAAAAATGAGGGGAAAGTTGCAACCATAAAGCAAGCACAACCTTCTTCACCAAAAATGAACGATGATGGCAACCCCAAAGACGTCGGCTTCCTCGCTCGATCTTTCCGATCCAAAATCAAATCTTTCCCCCGGAAGCTCGAGGGGAAATGGAACACAAACCGAGAAAGATCAAGAAAAACAGAGAAAGGTGGACGCATCGAGGAAAAaaacaggaagaagaagaagaggaaccaCCGCCTCACACGGTCTTTGTCGACCACGTCGAACTTGGTCACGAGAAAAGGGAGGGGACGTGAGGCAAGAGGCGGCGGCGGATGCGGTGAGCCGAGAGATGGAAGTGGGAGGCGGGCGGTCGATGGACCTCAAGTTGAACCTCCAGAGGCGCACCGCTCCCGCATAATCGCCGTCATATGAAACGCGAGGCGGCGAAAGGAGGTTGTCGCATTCGGATGACGTCATACGCCACCTGTCTAAGACATGACGTTAAATACGTTATCTTCAATTCATGATCTTGTAGTCGGTTTCGTGCAGTTACTCGACATCAATAAATTATGTAAATTGCTTCTCCCCCTCCCTTACACCCCCTCCTCCTTTTTGTCTCCTTTTATAATGTCCATTCTACCCCTCTTCCTTAATAACAAATTATTTGAACTCTTTTACTTataattttttgttttcaattttatttaatttttatttaataattttatttattattttcttaattattttttttattcttttattttatataatttttaacatatgACATTCGTTATATAAGTcgtgtttatttatgatatgaaataataGGTACATCTTCAAATACATAGAagcaaaatttaaaaacaacattaattaaaaattttatttttatatat contains:
- the LOC122012672 gene encoding probable phospholipid hydroperoxide glutathione peroxidase yields the protein MASAAARFFSANRALHGASRAIRASPPTAAFCHASAKISVGLPIPVPLDLNFAVKLRKYVGVVSKPVRTPGAAYATAATEKSIYDFTVKDIDGKDVSLSKFKGKVLLFVNVASQCGLTSSNYTELSHIYDKYKTQGFEILAFPCNQFGGQEPGSNSEIKEFACTRFKAEYPIFDKIDVNGPNTAPLYQFLKSSAGGFLGGLIKWNFEKFLVDKNGKVMERYMPTTSPFQIEKDIQKLLAV
- the LOC122012674 gene encoding uncharacterized protein LOC122012674 isoform X2, giving the protein MELSAAAASDSSRVKLLCSFGGTILPRPLDGRLRYVGGETRIVTFPRRFSYKILLTRARELFDGTSIIKYQQPDEEMDALVSVVNDEDVVNMMEEYDRLSAVGNGVAWLRIFLFPPALDHDLPFAAANFNADERENDRRYFDALNCLADASVSPPNISENYLGANFNLQNLHRLTIPHHSHSQMYDEVDASCRSAFFSPGRHAANDAIEFPSSPSSAIYQPEAGEFGVKFMDDYVRQTPGYICQSPPSVENLAWIPTGTAVQEISGFPTNLEHFNTMTEGNNICDHRLMAFHRSHSTVSGTYLKHGLPQLDHPNMTDECVGIFQNSSAECFSGRNLSMVNQDMKIQHGTYANMQKEQHNPLGAGHEWDWAAHNHQSPYYDMRMHHDQTVRVNEHYIVDGTVVNCQFVRGNTNGGHLLHSNCIRHDDTQYLQHGAKFGNDIFLPQQTVGGCNGAQAMRFEAAEAQYPNQCSPHGAESVYQSPNIFHPNQYPWRSRQATTHPGTFYEPSTFMMRNGGTDTNFLTSMHEVSNTLQYVPVEDQIPNALLNQNSCMQQRVLDFQEHAPSDFQYLHGIQQNPDIPCQPRSSYVPCSPGQVHVKISSETVAAMSVSHATEVQMVSDPTFAVNSALANMIADMQQRKHGLLDKPNKPIILSPEISASLSPIVSISMESATDGLQLSEAEGNTPVNIDKNDVHGHEVVSVDNSTFLPESIAFEKKAVLKDTDGISKARLSSGVDVSPTPGKKETSHKCGPEYAHADVQVGSAEKDQKEKFGKTELMITEAEGPTMQFENSAEIQADAEGNSEHEKLAKIEPTTAEAEALAKGLQTIRNDDLEDIRELGSGTFGSVYHGKWRGSDVAIKRIKASCFSGRPAERERLIADFWKEALMLSCLHHPNVVSFYGVVRDGPECSLATVTEFMINGSLKKFLQKKDRCS
- the LOC122012674 gene encoding uncharacterized protein LOC122012674 isoform X1 is translated as MELSAAAASDSSRVKLLCSFGGTILPRPLDGRLRYVGGETRIVTFPRRFSYKILLTRARELFDGTSIIKYQQPDEEMDALVSVVNDEDVVNMMEEYDRLSAVGNGVAWLRIFLFPPALDHDLPFAAANFNADERENDRRYFDALNCLADASVSPPNISENYLGANFNLQNLHRLTIPHHSHSQMYDEVDASCRSAFFSPGRHAANDAIEFPSSPSSAIYQPEAGEFGVKFMDDYVRQTPGYICQSPPSVENLAWIPTGTAVQEISGFPTNLEHFNTMTEGNNICDHRLMAFHRSHSTVSGTYLKHGLPQLDHPNMTDECVGIFQNSSAECFSGRNLSMVNQDMKIQHGTYANMQKEQHNPLGAGHEWDWAAHNHQSPYYDMRMHHDQTVRVNEHYIVDGTVVNCQFVRGNTNGGHLLHSNCIRHDDTQYLQHGAKFGNDIFLPQQTVGGCNGAQAMRFEAAEAQYPNQCSPHGAESVYQSPNIFHPNQYPWRSRQATTHPGTFYEPSTFMMRNGGTDTNFLTSMHEVSNTLQYVPVEDQIPNALLNQNSCMQQRVLDFQEHAPSDFQYLHGIQQNPDIPCQPRSSYVPCSPGQVHVKISSETVAAMSVSHATEVQMVSDPTFAVNSALANMIADMQQRKHGLLDKPNKPIILSPEISASLSPIVSISMESATDGLQLSEAEGNTPVNIDKNDVHGHEVVSVDNSTFLPESIAFEKKAVLKDTDGISKARLSSGVDVSPTPGKKETSHKCGPEYAHADVQVGSAEKDQKEKFGKTELMITEAEGPTMQFENSAEIQADAEGNSEHEKLAKIEPTTAEAEALAKGLQTIRNDDLEDIRELGSGTFGSVYHGKWRGSDVAIKRIKASCFSGRPAERERLIADFWKEALMLSCLHHPNVVSFYGVVRDGPECSLATVTEFMINGSLKKFLQKKDRTIDRRKRLIIAMDVAFGMVYLHAKDIVHFDLKCENLLVNMRDPHRPICKIGDLGLSKVKQHTLVSGGLRGTLPWMAPELLSGKSNKVSEKIDVYSFGIVMWELLTGEDPYADMQCASIIGGIVNNTIRPKIPTWCDPEWKSLMESCWSLDPTSRPSFSEISHKLQKMAAAINIK